The genomic window tctttcttttgattacataaatacatttacatatatgcaagTCAGTAGATGTGTGTGTAAATTTCACATATTAATGCATTCTTACTAGTAGACTACCTATTTTTTAACTGATTgattgtacgatttttaaaatacatatttcttaaaataaaaaaaagtgtagaaTTTTCAATTCGTATCCTAAAGTTGCATGAGTTTGCTGgtagtaattttttgcgtttcAAGCACTTTTTGTGCACATTTAAGGCAGCAGAAACAtatgttttcaaattttcttcttcttcgccttcttcttatatttataatattataagcTTTAATTTgggttttgttcattttttagaTAGTAGTTTAAAAAGAAGTAAACGCTTTTTTTTGCAACATgatgatttaaaattaatttaattttgtctaTAAAAGTACATTATGTGCCAGTGGCATGAACTGATTGacatttacatataatatatattattaaacagtTAAAAACGTTGCTGTTAACTTTaaagttgaaattattttaactaCCACTATGCGTCAATAACACTAGCAACAAGCACTTAATAAACTAGGCAAATAATTTCCTTTTCTAATTACTTAACTTCAAATTCTATATGTAACATCCTTCCTCTTGCCTTCACTTATCATCCACATTCTTTGAAACAGTCTTTAATATTTGATAACTCGGATTTGAGAATGCTTCCGCTGCTCTCGCGCCATTATTGTTCGTTACCTTTTTTGGTGATTTAACATTCACATAATTATCGCTGCCGGTTAGTTCCGTTTCGGCGATGTGATGACGCGGCGAGGGTGTAGGCGTGGCACGTATCTGCTGCTGTAATAtgtttttggcaaattttcGCCCCTGCTCTGGACTCTCCTCACTATCTGAGTTATGACGCGCACCTGGCAACATAGGTATCTCTTCTGGCTGTATGACATCTTTCTTGCGATTCTTATTTACTGGACTATCGAGATTATTCACCAACGTTGGGGAATGTTGTGATGGTGGTGGCGATGGTGTAGGTGCTATATTATCTGGGAAGGTGaaagaagttgttgttgttgtatttggaTCATCACTTGAATTGTCGTGATCTTTAGGACGTGTCGGTGAGAAAATGGTTGTGCCAGTTTCGATGCTCATATTTAAGTAGTCATCAGATGAAGATGGCTGAATACCTGAGTGAAACGAATGGAAAGGACAAACGCACAAAACGCATGGAAGCAAGTCGGAGTGTGTGGGGTTAGTCGCATAAAATTGTAGATAGATACAAAGACACAGATGTAGATGGTGGtagtaaaataagtaaatatacaaCAGTAAGATGTGAGTAACATTGGAAGCTAgttaagtgtatgtatgtacatacatagtgaTACACATAGAATTTAGTATGTAAGTGTGCCAACAAATTAAACTCGCttaatagcggccgccgtagccgaatgggttggtgcattaCTGCCATACGGAATTTGGAGAACGCcggttcaaatctccgtgagacaccaaaatgaagaaaacgttttttctaatagcggtcgccctcggcaggcaatggcaaacctccgagtgtatttctggcttgaaaaagttcctcataaaaaatatctgccgttcgaagtcggcttggaactgtaggtccttccctTTTTTGGATAAACATCAATATATATAAGACAAATagaaggagcagctcggccaaacacccaaaaaaggccCTTATATCCCTTAAATTTCCTGATCATTCCTTAGAAATTCCGTCTCCTTCTAATTAACCTAAATGCAATTGAAAGCAGAAGGGCTATCCTTTCTCTGTCTCTTGTGTTTGGCGTAATAAATGACAATATTGCTTGCTCCCGCAAAGTATGCCCCAGTGTCGGGTTCACTTCGAAAACTAAACAAGATTTCAATACCAATTACGGCTGATTATTCTTTGCCAAAAATGAGTTCTCTAATTTACcaaattcaatattattttagtatttttccctGAATCTTTTAGTTTATGTTATCGTTTTAGTTAGTAAGAACCTTTGTGGATTGTGGGCTTCGTTGATGTGATTCTACTTATGCAAATGAAGTGACCTATAGTTGCATACCACTTCCGAATGGCGGATTGTCTGAGTGAAAATGGAATTGAACATAAATACGAGAGAATTTAGTTTTGgtgttttagaaaaaggaatatTCTCTAGTTTTTAAACTTTACGCTGAAAGCTGTCAATTTAAccgaaataaataacaaatactaACATAACGAGAagggaaataacaaaaataattagactACGACTTGGGCACACACGACTAACAcacgaatatttaataaaaaaagacctAAATATCTGCAAATACTGCAATACCTCAGCTCCAAacatcaaacacatcctagacgACTGTACACATTTTACAAACCACAGAAAATCACTAAGCAACACAAAACCTACTGATCTACTTTTAAACAATTCTACAGAGAACATtattaaacttaaatataagctatttaaaatattgtaatatcttaaatgaaatttagctAACAccctaaatatacatatatacacatccaGTATATTAGCTTAAGGCCACAGTAGCCATAGCTATaagctttttgtattttatagttaACTTAAAAtacaattgtaaataaaaaaaaaaaaaaaaaaaaaaaatgctgtataaagaaaaaaaaaaattatgcattaaATACGTTTGCGTTTATTTGAATAGAAAATGCGAGTTTTACAAAAGAAGTCTTTAACAGAAAGATCCTACGTAACTCTTCCAATCTCTAGATGTGTCTGAATTGGTTTCTGTACTTAGGTTGGTATTCGTgattaaaatcattatttttacaaaaaagttgcaagtaaatatatttgcttCCGATGGAAAATGTAAAGATAATGACGAAGTACATTGAAGTACAAAACAGCATTTTATTCAAATCtttgcaaatggttttttatgaggagcttttatcatggcagaaatacactcggggctTTCCATTGTCTCCCGACTAACGACCaccataagaaaaaactttttctataaattgGTGCCTGGTACCCGAGATTTCGAATCTGtacacttccaaatggtagtcacgcactaacccatttaGCTACGGCGACCGCTCCGGTGTGGAGTaatttatgttaaattttttactaatttattgtagtgttaaaatgttaaaattaataaatctcataaatacttataattttaaatttactcaCATCCTCGCTTCGATCAAGACTGCACTTTAAATTTAAGTGAATTCTAACTGACAGTTGACTTATGAATCCCTTTCTCactacaaccaaattcactcggaacttattttagaaaaaagtataTGTAAAGGAAACGGTGAACGTGAAACACACAACATCTAATGTGAGTTTCTAAACCTGCCTCTATCGCTCGCTTTTCGAATTTAAAGATCACATTATGAAGCTAAGCAGTCGGcccttaagttattttaatttgttggcAAAGATAAGTGTGTGTAGGTTCATATGGATAAGAGtccatatacatataggtacatatatttttaaattaagtgttaagtttttaagttttcagtttttaagtCTTGTTTGAAATGGTAAACCGTGcagtataaaaatttcatttgtactTACGTATTTCCGGTAGTATGTGGCCGTTTACGTAGCGTGGTGGCGCTGGTGCCATTTCATCAGGTGAGCCCATTAACGACAGATAATCGGTTGGATTTCGATTCACATTATCGTTATTGGCGCGTAAATAAGTATCATTTAAATCGACATAATGCTAATTAAAAAGTGAAGCGTATGTTAATATgagtacacacacatactattatacatatagtatatacatacatatataagtaagtaGGTATATTAAAATCTTAAGACTCAATGACTATAAATGCTTTGAGATGTAAATATTTCTTTCGCTAAGTGGTTGTAGATCATTTTTATAAGGCTTTCTCAATGAGTTCGTTGCGGCAACGCTTGACAACGTGACGGGTAAAACGTACCGTGGTGCCACAATGAAAGTATTGCTGAgggttttaatagaatttatggtAGTACTAGAAAGTTGGTGCGACTATAACTTCGAGATCGGGACGAAGCCTAGCCATTTCTCTGATCTCTCAAGGTTTTATCGAAAAGATATATTAActaatttgatataataaaaaacactatCGATGCACTTGCCGTACGGCAAAAGTAGAAAGCTGCAACTACTCCATTTTGCTGTTAATCAAATTCCTTGCCGCAACggacacaacggacccattgatACGGGCCTATTAGAAGGTCAGGCTTTTGTCGCAAGGAAGTTTTCCATTAcattaaataaacatttactGTCATtgctaatataaaattaaatatgaatagACGTTttcgataacaaaaaaatatgtcataGTTGTCCCTAATTTTTGCAAGTAAGTATTCGTtaatgcaaaataattatttatcacTCAAAAATTGAGAAAGCACAGTTGGCGACAGTTTTATGCAAGAGACACGTTTACTTTGTGTGGAGAAATTTTAGCCAACACGAAAACACTGTGCTGAACTTTttgtaagcaaacaaataaattttttgtggaaTCTGGTATTTTGTGCACATTTGTCCTTGGGCCGGTTTGAAATTTGAAGTTTATAGTCAGAAACGCgagcatataaataatatttatggtAAGTTTTTTGAACAGTACAAAAATTCGTAAACAAATTCAACTGATATGTCTTCTTCTACCGATTTTTGCAAGTGATGGGAAATTTTCTGCTCGCTTACTTGTTCGCTCTTTCTTCTCTTTCGGAGAATTTTCGTTTTActcttccattttttttttaagaaacagaGTCTTTTATAGAATCTCCCATTAaagttagattttttttaataaaaaaataatactggAAATTTGTGTTGCGTTTAATTGAAGAGCTTTTTATTTGTCAGACTCCTACTAAATATAGTAATATTTATGTGTGTTTgagtttttattcaaaagttCTTCAAGAAAACCAAGATGCCTTTAATTGAATTGgttatttcgatattttttaattgtatgaGTTTAAATCAAGGTGACCATATAACAGACTACATACAAAAAAGACTATTATTATACTTACATTTGTCACATCATCGCCTAGCATGCGTGCGAAATACCTTTCAAGCACATTAAATAATGGACGACTCTCCGGATTTGTACTCCAGCACTCCAACATTATATCATACAATTCATTATTGGCAAATGGCGGCTTTTCCATGCGGTAGCCATCTTTCAGCTTCAAATATAAACTTTGATTCGGATCCATACCGGGGTAAGGAACCTTGGCCAATGAGAAGAATTCCCACAAAACAATACCAAACGACCAGACATCAGTGTAGGTGCTAAATACATGATCACTAAGCGATTCTAATGCCAGCCACTTAATGGGCAATGGCGCTTCACCTTGCTTCTTATAGTTCTCACTTTTATACATCGAGCGAGCTAAGCCAAAATCGCATATTTTTACCACATTATTCTCACAAAGTAGAATATTACGGGCAGCCAAATCGCCGTGCAACACTTTACGTGACGATAGATAATCCATACCGCGGGCCACTTGGAAGGCCCAACTAACCAAATCGGTTGTGGTAATGGTCATGGCTTCTGTGCTGTCTGGTTTGTAGTTGGAACGCCATGCAGGCTGCACAGAATTATTGGATAGAATATGGTCCTCGTCTAAATAGCAGTTAAtgagcaaaaaagaaaagaagaagataaaTAAGTCAAATATTCTTAAAGTCAAGTATTCTTTACttaatacataaattaaaaaaaaaaaaaacaatttaaacagttctacaaggtggcacaaaataaatcttccaattttgtttttgaataacttttttaataaataaaagaaattattttgagtaatggaaatctcgctccattgcttgtatgtttgtatatcacagttgtctagtttacaagtgtTCAATTTGTTTGACGTAGAATGccattcttaaaaattaaaaatcttccgatagggtgttcaattttgcgccacctataaATAGTCTTCTcacatttctaaataaatatataaatatgtatatgtccaTCGCGTTTACTCACCCTCGGGTATTGTTGTCATTACGGTTTGCTCCGTGGCACAACTATCCACATTCCCCTCATACAAATCCGATTGACGCAAATAACCAGTGGAATTGGGACGTCCAGCGCGTGTGCCGGAACGTGGATCATTATCAGAGTTTCTACGATTGTTCGCCGTATAATTATTGTTCACGTTATTCATGTGATTTACATATTGATGATTTGAAAATGAcaaattaacatattttatgCCATCACTGATGCAATTAAAGTGCAACCCATCCAAGTGTATTCAAGTAGTTATTTGTTGTTATGAGCACCACAAAATGTTAATCCCGTGTGAGGACACAAGCACCAATCAATCGCATGTATTATGGTAGTAGGGACAAACATTTTCCAACACCACAAAAATTtggttaaatacatacatacaaataccatTTGTTACAGTGTTTATAAAAGTATGTATGCAAGCATGTAAGGTAGTACCATTCAGGATTTAGGAGGAATAGATTtaagtgtttatttatttttttattttttgaggcGAGAAAGACAgattgaaagagtaaaaaattagaaaaacatttgacaATCGtgcattatacatatatgtaagtaattaTATATAGGAGGAAGAAATATAGGCTACTTCAAGCATTAGACCAGCTATTTGACAACTTTTAGTAGGAAGTGCATAGgtcatacttatatattaaaaatgcgGATATTAAATAGAAATGAAGGCATAATAATGTTTGCAACTAACTAATACATGCACATAAAACAGCATAGctcttcatacaaaaaaaaaaaaaatctgtatcgATATACCACCGGAAATATACAATTtattgtgtacatacatatgtatttaaaacttccaccaaaatattttggaaaaatattaagatgtaCTTGAGCTGGACCGATTTgcaaatatttccaaaattcaagtgtcttataaataaaataatttttccaaaaaatgtttttcaagaaATTAACTTAGTTGATAGAagagtttaagtttaaatggtAAAAAAGTTTACACATTTTATCGACAAAATCAAAGTAATgacagttgaattttttttgatgaGGTACCCCAGGTAAATATTAGCATGGGGAAAAAGAAGTCAATTATTTTTAGGTGGAATTCttgcgcaaatggtttcaaactattttatggtcgatACTATGACTACCAACACGCCGGTCAACTTGGACTATTTCTGTgtttttatcgacattatcgacattttctttaaggggttatacgcagttatgactttcaaaaaaatcgattttttttattgcatttttgtaatgtacatatcgtccccttagtataacaatagcctatgtgctcataggctattatttttttattgaatttttggattctccatcgtcgattttatatgtggtcaaaattttgtcaaattctagttccacaaagtgggtcaaaacgtcagtcaaaaaataataaatatttacagacataacgagatttgagtgaaagctactttcgacaaaaagtttgaaattcattttctcaaaacatcaaaaaaattataggctattttaatactaaggggacgatatattcaaaagtatacgcacgaaaatttgagttatacctaaatatgtagagatgcctctgcacgttttaaggtaggtattgaaactttaaacgtgtttttttcaaaacggcatttttcaagtcggtgtacacgatatctcgaaagcggcttgtttgatcggtcaaccgttttaactcaatctttaaagatacattttctagtaattaatcgttccttttgtaaatctgatacttattttccattttataatcaatttacggccaaattttaacgtaaaaatcgaaatcatttcttttaaaagctgccattttgtgaaaattcactattttgattagccgaacgattaattactagataatctaatatattaacaaaatttgtttggttttttgatttcagataatccaatcctgagttacgatgtacaccgtaaatcgtctttttttaaaggaggttccagaaatcgcctgcagcgcgctctataatcaacattttcataaataaaaaattttgttacgttcttgaaggatgcttttataatcgccaaaaattttcaaattaaaatattctgaagtttcttcaggataaatccttgacaacccgtcttttatttgcttcataactgcgtataaccccttaacatgAAAAAATCCTGAATGGAATCGACGAAactaaaattgcacgtaattagttgTTAAAGTACCGGCACCATAAaccccattcacaatttcagcggcctgacttgcattttcgtctttatcaaagaaaaactggaaAATATACCGAATTTTCTATTTGTCGACATCCGtggttaacaccctgtaactcgcaactgaatggaacaaacaaaaaacaggaaaataattttgttactGTGTATTTGTTCCCCCTTACTGATATTTTGACAAGCTCGTCTTTTGGTAgtcattagtaaaaatatttatactcagTACGGGATGAATTTACAAACATACAGGGCAATAATCGATTTCCTTGTTTTTACTTTACTCCAAGACAAGTAATCAGATGCGATTCTGACCTATGTATCTCTAAcagcaacaaggtcctcaagttcTTAGACAGTAGCACTTGGGGCATGAACAAAGAAACGTTGTTGACGACATTTAAGGTGATCGAGCGGCCGGTTATAAACTATGCAGAGAATATTTTTTGTACGATGTAGGCATAGGATAGCAATGCGATGTCTTTTGACACCTCTGGATATCATCCTTACAGTGAGATGTGTTTGTTTCTAGTAAAAAGGCATAACACCGTGCTCAGCAAGCAGTCTCTGCTCTGATAATCCCGCAAGAGTCATCCTGATAGGCTGCTACTGGAAGCCGAGCAACTTCTCCTCCAAATGACGGAGAAATTTCTACTTATAAAGGACTGGCGCTGATATactcaaaatatattcaaacCACCACTCCACATGCACActtaaacctactcatctaaaaACTCTATCTCTTTTGTCTCCCCTGGTGAAAAGAATCTGCGGTGACGGCAGATGCCTTCATCGCTCTAAGTAGGGATCTGTACgtcgctacaacaacaacaacaacgatcaGATTATACTACTTTTCTTAATTTCGAGATCTTGAGAATCTTGCTGATATTTTTAACAAGAAACCCGATGAGGATCCGAGATATTTATTACTACGAAAAAACATTTGATTAGAAAGTTTTCTtttcttgaataactttttcgtcttgatgttgtttcacgaATAGGTATGTAGGCCCACTTTATgctgcctccgaacggcagatgggtttttatgaagaggttttttatggtagaaatacactcagaggctggccattgcccgccgaggagcggcaagaaaaaaacgttttatatacaatatgtaaTTAGGTGTTTCTTGCTCGGGGTTTCGAATGGTAATTATGTACCaatacattcggctacggcggacgaCAAGATATAtcttatatctacatatataatccataacacatacacatatttcaGTTTTCAGACCTCTAAAGGATTTTGAATCGAAACTGAGGTATGTTAGTTTTATCGATATCTTGACTAGCACTGACACAGCTGAGGGAGGCGCCTAATTTAATCGAACAACACAACTCtggctttattatattatatgaatatatatataaaataaatacatgtatatatacatatataagtatgtatgcatatttttttcgaagctATCATACCATGTTAGTAAAATGAAAGCAACTTGCAAAATGCGGTATTGAGAAAATACTTATCATAAGATTAGTAGGAGGTtagcaaattaattaataatattaaatattactaCATGCCATATAAAACTTCTAATAGCACTACCGAAAGTTGTTAGTGTAGCATCTATGAGCTTATCATACAAAACATTAACATACATACCGACTTAATTCGAAGTTATCGGAGAAACGTTGCTTTGTAATGGTCGGATCAATTTTATCAGTTTCGGCGTTGATTTGATTTATGAAGCGCTTGCGGTTTCGCAGTAAGAAGTTTTGTACATTGCCATAACGACAATACTCCACAATAACCATCAATTCACCTAAACCATAGTCAACAAGAAAATAATATGGAAATGTATATCTATAATAATTATGGGAAAACAAGTTGTATACTCAATTTATTACATACGTTTTGCGATATTCTGTGTGACTGCACCCAAAAGATTAACCACATTCAAATTTGGGCCCAGATGTACCATAATTTTCAATTCCGTCACCAACGCACGCATCACCTCATTGTCAGCAATCCGTTTTACCATTTTCACCGCCACTACAGTTTCCTTTTCGTCTGGTCGGATGCCTTCTGCATGCGCCTTCAGAACCACACCAAAAGCGCCAGCACCCAATTGCTTGCCCAATTTAAGTTTTTCACGCGGAAATTCAAAAGCACGATCGTATGGTAATAGATCTGCTTGCTCGTCCAATGTCAAGGCTGGATTTATATGCTCTAcagcaccttcttcgaaatTAGCCAAACCGGCAGCTTTGTAATCACGCAGCCTTTTACGCTCGCGCATAACACGCACACATAGATAAATAACCAATGCAATGAGTAAGATGAAGAAGAATAGTAGACCAATTATCCAACCGGTGCGCATGCGTGGTAAATCTGCAAATAAATTAAGTTGTTaggtgcttttgtttttttttgcatttgtaaaATAGTCAGTTCGAAAGCTTCAAGTTTACTTGTAATTTTAACAGCCGAACTCGATTCGACGGAACCCAAACGATTTACAGCCACGCATTTATATACACCTTCGTCTTCAGGTTTTATATATTGAATGATCAGCTTGCTGCCATCTTTTTCAATGGCCACATTGCTACTGTTATTTAATTCTACGTCGTCTTTGTACCAATGCACTTCTGCCGCTGGTATAGCTTCGGGTGTGCATTCCAATTCTAAGAAGTCTCCAAGTTTGCGCTCCAATTTCTGATTTCCATCCAAATTGGTGTGCACCATTCTGGGAGCCAATGGTTCTGAATAGAGAATACGAATAGTTAGTTGTTATCACATTTTAAGTTATTGATAAGAAGGTAGACACTGAATTCTCTCAAAGTATTATGATAATGTCGTACAGTAAAATTTGATTAATCAATACGCCTTTCACCCacacatactatatatatatgacactatataattataaaaacaaaacattttttgacacttttcGAAACAgtaagccattttcattatttattgatTGACGAGCTGTTCTAAAGCCCAAACTGGGAAGAATTCAGTTGTCGCTTCAATTGGTCCTTGTAAGCGGATAGTTCGATAATCTTATGCAAAACTCCCATCAAATTGGAGCGatcaataaaatttggaaataaatttccaatatttcgtAATAAAGCGGGATGTTTTTCCGGCGCATAGAATTTCTTGCTTTTTCAAATAAAGTGCATAGTGTTTATGAATAAAGCCGACCACATACACGTACTATACTAATGTCTACGTTACAAGGGTGAAAGCCTAGCTGTGCTAGACAACTTCCAAATCGCCGACTGCATCAGGTTTCAGCGCCTTCCTCTGAGGATGGACGCAAACGAAATTGCAAAATAGATCTAAAATAGTGAGCTGTATGTGCGTTATAAAAGGAGTCACCCAAGTAAACCCTGGATTGACACAGTTAATAACGACGCCAAGATCTTTGGACTGAAAAATTGGAGGGTATATACAAAGGATCGAGCTATTGAGGGAGGCCAATGTGCAACCCGGAACGTTCcgccaacaatgatgatgacACGTACCAagtggttttttatttagtgtgaTTTGGTTTCTCGATGACGTTTGGACcaatcttttatttgttttttaataaatttagttatattacaataaattcgTCGAATTGATAAAAAGTTCGCGCGCACGTTTTCTTTGTGCGTTTCTTCAAGTGTTAATAAGACAGAAATCTGCTAGAAGTAATGAGAGTATTGCTGTCGTTCAGGCAAGTATTGCTGATGGAAGACTAGGATTTGTCGATTCGGCACCCGTAAACCCGTAAACACAACCCGGCAGATTTTAAGAAAGGGCTTGGCTTTAAATCCCTTAAAATTGCTTTCATTCAAGACGGAACTACGTACCACAAAGCGTGTGATTTATTGCGGGAAAAGTTTGGTGATtcgattattttaaaaaattgtggcaTTGAATGGCTTCCAAGAAGTTGTGATTTAATATCATTGGACCACTTGCTGTGGGGTTAtttgaagtcattggtctatgGGAATAAACCAGACACTCTTTATGCcttaaaagtaaatattcaaCACCCTATTCATGGCATGCGACTCAATTAAGTTGAAATAGTGCAAGAAAATTAGCCTCATTGGATTTGTTCCAGCAATAAAAGCCGTGGAGGCCATTTGAATGGTGTTATACTCGtattaaaaatctgattttATCGATTtgtctttttctttaaaaaataattacacagtctgtgtcagaagaaaagaaccggctttttctcaagggctacgacgccagtgctaactcaggttaatGTCGTTCAAAACTTTCCCCTAAATGCAACCAACCAAAAAGAAGCGCACGAAGGcgatatttttatgcacgccttcgaaagggccgaaattatctaaCGCCGCTGCtgcaaaagttgtttttttttgttccttccaaaaaatatttcacctgTCTGTTAACAAAAAGTTTCTTgggatgtggaatcagcggtataagctgtacagggttgccaatattcgacggacccatctggcaaccctgtatcttttgacaaaaacgtcagatcgcttaatgacataccgtcttggaagcgtcagtccaagcagatttttagcATGGAACAGTATACGCCGCGCGAGCGCTCCcaactggtgatgctctttctaatccaaagaggcc from Anastrepha ludens isolate Willacy chromosome 5, idAnaLude1.1, whole genome shotgun sequence includes these protein-coding regions:
- the LOC128865117 gene encoding vascular endothelial growth factor receptor 1 isoform X5, yielding MRLPHTTTTQIFAWRHRRLLLGWLSNASLYIVLLFLQLHALCSIEAAPHPMPANVDNDNDFRRNYAVEYGAPLITPLMEYVTLELNTNYTIRCEASEPLVWKVAPNSPAHEVKLFATGDPQRPYGSMLYLLDISYVNVGNYYCIKESSVNKNLDEMLDEELVELVNNNKASSIYVYVNDPVNLLAQTDFPIITAYQYQDTVIPCKPTMPNLEVLLTTSHGETFSSENTGRYDPQRGFVVEIRGITDSGSYVCRPKVPSLDNEEEEQTFDIHFVATTTIATKYNSKQIITPKPKSISRPRPSRSTKSETTSTKYIEKPIITSNSRGHVNVGENFTLNCYVKIAFDVSYTTQWKTPAGVEEHRMIKTTPRFINSTSTHQLGLAMLTILNAQKSDSGLYECICTDHSNNVGRNNYQMTVLNRDEGYINISEPSGYYKIISAANKKVQINVKYRGYPFPTLTWYKPDKTQIHPSKKYMINTTDASITLQILDAQLEDSGEYIIRAKNELLVKELQFNVSITDRPKVSVEDVYVQAGEEAHLRCRVLSYPTAIVSWLFTPCSISPRWPSCDKRLEQNFNSTRNAQPGESAVEYIHELYFTPVKPGIIHCLAGNPKGMGEGKGHVLIGDINDNMTVYGIDENKKIARGDEVTLTCAALSYYYSDDLDWYKDGELVEANNNFEITNSTTSYSYQRSLKINNIQERDQGSYECRARNANNYDQQESKYISLFVYEPLAPRMVHTNLDGNQKLERKLGDFLELECTPEAIPAAEVHWYKDDVELNNSSNVAIEKDGSKLIIQYIKPEDEGVYKCVAVNRLGSVESSSAVKITNLPRMRTGWIIGLLFFFILLIALVIYLCVRVMRERKRLRDYKAAGLANFEEGAVEHINPALTLDEQADLLPYDRAFEFPREKLKLGKQLGAGAFGVVLKAHAEGIRPDEKETVVAVKMVKRIADNEVMRALVTELKIMVHLGPNLNVVNLLGAVTQNIAKRELMVIVEYCRYGNVQNFLLRNRKRFINQINAETDKIDPTITKQRFSDNFELSRDGIKYVNLSFSNHQYVNHMNNVNNNYTANNRRNSDNDPRSGTRAGRPNSTGYLRQSDLYEGNVDSCATEQTVMTTIPEDEDHILSNNSVQPAWRSNYKPDSTEAMTITTTDLVSWAFQVARGMDYLSSRKVLHGDLAARNILLCENNVVKICDFGLARSMYKSENYKKQGEAPLPIKWLALESLSDHVFSTYTDVWSFGIVLWEFFSLAKVPYPGMDPNQSLYLKLKDGYRMEKPPFANNELYDIMLECWSTNPESRPLFNVLERYFARMLGDDVTNHYVDLNDTYLRANNDNVNRNPTDYLSLMGSPDEMAPAPPRYVNGHILPEIRIQPSSSDDYLNMSIETGTTIFSPTRPKDHDNSSDDPNTTTTTSFTFPDNIAPTPSPPPSQHSPTLVNNLDSPVNKNRKKDVIQPEEIPMLPGARHNSDSEESPEQGRKFAKNILQQQIRATPTPSPRHHIAETELTGSDNYVNVKSPKKVTNNNGARAAEAFSNPSYQILKTVSKNVDDK